A portion of the Paenibacillus hamazuiensis genome contains these proteins:
- a CDS encoding NEW3 domain-containing protein, protein MKRCLNKPFILLTAFLLGLFSLAGAAFAEGGVELYTPYASISAPPGDSISYSVDVINSSDKIQTVELAVENAPDGWQTELTAGGRTVQKISVRPKQSQNVNLQLTVPLKIDKGAYTLNLNAKGFATLPLTVNVSQQGTYSTDLSSKQPNMEGTSKSSFNYSVTLRNKTAGKQLYALKAEPPKGWSVQFSADGKNVTSVNVEPNASQDISVAVTPPDAVTAGSFKIPISASGNGTGGQLELEAVVTGTYAIELSTPNGNLASDITAGSTRKVTMQVTNKGSAPLKDIDMSSSAPTGWEVTFEPAKVNSLDPGASTQVVATIKADKKAIAGDYVVSMTAKTAEKSADASLRMAVKTSVLWGWIGILIIAAVIYGVYYLFRTYGRR, encoded by the coding sequence ATGAAGCGCTGTTTGAACAAACCGTTTATTTTGCTGACGGCTTTTCTGCTTGGCTTGTTCAGCCTGGCCGGAGCCGCTTTTGCCGAGGGAGGGGTGGAGCTGTATACGCCTTACGCCAGCATCTCGGCGCCGCCGGGCGATTCGATCAGTTATTCGGTCGACGTCATCAACAGTTCCGACAAAATCCAAACGGTCGAGCTCGCGGTGGAAAACGCTCCCGACGGCTGGCAAACCGAGCTGACGGCCGGCGGACGCACCGTGCAGAAAATATCGGTTCGGCCGAAGCAATCGCAAAACGTCAATCTGCAGCTAACCGTTCCGCTCAAAATCGATAAAGGCGCGTACACGCTGAACCTGAACGCCAAAGGCTTCGCGACCTTGCCGCTGACGGTCAACGTTTCGCAGCAGGGCACCTACAGCACCGATCTGAGCTCCAAGCAGCCGAACATGGAGGGCACGTCCAAATCGTCGTTCAACTACTCTGTCACGCTGCGCAACAAAACGGCCGGCAAGCAGCTGTACGCTCTTAAGGCCGAGCCGCCGAAAGGCTGGAGCGTGCAGTTTTCCGCTGACGGCAAAAACGTCACTTCGGTCAATGTCGAGCCGAACGCATCCCAGGATATCAGCGTCGCCGTCACTCCCCCGGATGCGGTGACTGCAGGCTCGTTCAAAATCCCGATCTCCGCGTCGGGCAACGGTACCGGCGGCCAGCTCGAGCTGGAGGCGGTCGTCACCGGAACGTACGCGATCGAGCTGAGCACGCCAAACGGCAACCTGGCGTCCGACATTACGGCCGGCAGCACGAGGAAGGTGACGATGCAGGTCACGAACAAAGGCTCCGCGCCGCTTAAAGACATCGACATGAGCTCGTCCGCACCGACCGGCTGGGAGGTGACGTTCGAGCCGGCCAAGGTGAACTCTCTCGATCCCGGCGCCTCGACGCAGGTGGTCGCAACGATCAAAGCCGATAAAAAGGCGATCGCCGGCGACTACGTCGTATCCATGACCGCCAAGACGGCGGAGAAATCGGCGGACGCCTCGCTGCGCATGGCGGTAAAGACGTCGGTGCTGTGGGGCTGGATCGGCATTCTGATCATTGCCGCCGTCATCTACGGCGTGTATTATTTGTTCCGCACGTACGGGAGGCGATAA
- a CDS encoding RNA polymerase sigma factor translates to MKIKSEEAEFLLAEMEKGSVAAFERFYEAYAAFVLHIAISITGNRMDAEDLCHDVMLEAWKKAATYDSSRGSVEAWLALKTKSRCVDAIRRRKRWEEKAVRLFEPEATESAATENAALARIGWAHLRGALRHIPLKQRDAVYGAYVEGMTHTELAGRMNQPLGTVKSVIRYGLKALRKQLTQAGWLTEAGGEGRHESTS, encoded by the coding sequence ATGAAAATCAAAAGCGAGGAAGCCGAGTTTTTGCTGGCGGAAATGGAAAAAGGCTCGGTGGCCGCATTCGAGCGTTTTTACGAAGCGTATGCCGCGTTCGTCCTGCACATTGCCATCAGCATAACCGGAAACCGCATGGATGCGGAGGATTTATGCCACGACGTGATGCTGGAGGCTTGGAAAAAAGCGGCGACCTACGACAGCTCGCGGGGAAGCGTCGAGGCGTGGCTCGCGCTCAAAACGAAGAGCCGCTGCGTGGACGCCATCCGGCGCCGCAAGCGGTGGGAGGAGAAGGCGGTCCGCCTGTTCGAGCCGGAGGCTACGGAAAGCGCGGCGACCGAAAACGCAGCGCTGGCGCGCATCGGCTGGGCTCATCTTCGCGGAGCGCTCCGCCACATCCCGCTGAAGCAGCGGGATGCGGTGTACGGCGCCTACGTCGAGGGGATGACGCATACCGAGCTGGCGGGGCGCATGAACCAGCCGCTCGGAACGGTGAAATCGGTGATCCGGTATGGCTTGAAGGCGCTGCGCAAGCAGCTGACGCAAGCGGGCTGGCTGACGGAAGCGGGAGGTGAAGGCCGTCATGAATCGACAAGCTGA
- a CDS encoding anti-sigma factor domain-containing protein gives MNRQAECAITEEAVIDALLQPEDAEQRVRLLRHAAECGICRGRIREWAGVLGPSRGCGELAPPRHSASWRRLRRAVWLSAQARRLAAGCSALMAKRRGLTAFGVAALLACGGYFGALTDVADRLRSQPPELMTARNDEELIRSFAMMGGRAQQVPVYSVGLGKAKGIALVGADDSELLLLLEGLQDDPEAAYRVWSVHAQSAVDLGTMRRSPGRAHLHYQGGEMNVAQTISVRREPKGGVPFADAPEVAHVQLRPR, from the coding sequence ATGAATCGACAAGCTGAATGCGCCATAACGGAAGAAGCGGTAATCGATGCTTTGCTGCAGCCGGAGGATGCGGAGCAGCGGGTGCGCCTGCTTCGCCATGCTGCCGAGTGCGGCATATGCCGGGGGCGCATCCGCGAATGGGCCGGCGTACTGGGGCCCAGCCGCGGATGCGGGGAGCTTGCCCCGCCGCGGCACAGCGCAAGCTGGCGGCGTTTGCGCCGGGCGGTATGGCTGAGCGCACAGGCGCGCCGGCTGGCCGCGGGATGCTCGGCGCTTATGGCGAAGAGGCGCGGCCTCACCGCGTTCGGCGTGGCTGCGCTGCTCGCCTGTGGCGGATATTTCGGCGCGCTGACGGATGTGGCGGACCGCCTGCGCTCTCAGCCTCCGGAGCTGATGACTGCGCGAAACGACGAGGAGCTGATCCGCAGCTTCGCGATGATGGGCGGCCGCGCGCAGCAGGTGCCGGTGTATTCCGTAGGCCTCGGAAAGGCGAAAGGCATTGCGTTGGTCGGTGCGGACGACAGCGAGCTTCTGCTGCTGCTCGAAGGGCTGCAGGACGACCCGGAAGCGGCCTACCGCGTATGGTCGGTGCATGCGCAAAGCGCCGTTGACCTCGGCACGATGCGGCGGTCGCCGGGGAGGGCGCATCTGCATTACCAGGGCGGCGAGATGAACGTCGCGCAGACGATTTCCGTGCGGCGCGAGCCGAAGGGCGGCGTTCCGTTCGCCGATGCGCCCGAGGTGGCGCATGTGCAGCTGAGGCCGCGCTAA
- a CDS encoding TetR/AcrR family transcriptional regulator, which yields MDETVKLRIVREAAGLFQAKGYRNVTLSELAARLGMSKKTLYQYFGGKEEIAEAVMGQTMKAIADVVAESAKQGGDPLRVLQETFGGIRNEITKLSPLFLEDLQKFVPGLWEQVEAFRARQMVFIEELLVKAKEAGSIRDVNPRLAAAIMMETIQRMARPDFAARQGVTMSEVADTLFVLFIEGLRADGKK from the coding sequence ATGGATGAAACGGTTAAACTGCGTATCGTTCGGGAAGCGGCCGGGCTTTTCCAGGCGAAAGGATACCGGAACGTGACGCTGAGTGAGTTGGCGGCCCGGCTCGGCATGAGCAAAAAGACGCTGTATCAATATTTTGGCGGCAAAGAGGAAATCGCCGAAGCGGTCATGGGACAGACCATGAAAGCGATCGCCGATGTCGTTGCCGAAAGTGCGAAGCAGGGGGGCGATCCGCTGCGCGTCCTGCAGGAAACGTTCGGCGGCATCCGAAACGAGATTACGAAGCTGAGCCCGCTGTTTTTGGAGGATTTGCAGAAGTTTGTTCCCGGCTTGTGGGAGCAGGTGGAGGCGTTCCGCGCCCGGCAGATGGTCTTTATCGAGGAGCTGCTGGTCAAGGCGAAGGAGGCCGGTTCGATCCGGGATGTGAATCCCCGTCTGGCCGCAGCGATCATGATGGAAACCATCCAGCGAATGGCTCGTCCGGATTTTGCCGCCAGGCAAGGTGTGACGATGTCGGAGGTGGCGGATACGCTCTTTGTTTTGTTTATAGAAGGGCTGCGTGCGGACGGAAAAAAATAG
- a CDS encoding phosphoenolpyruvate synthase, translated as MNGYVLDFGQIDKSSLPLVGGKGANLGEMTQAGFPVPSGFCVTTEAYWTFIRQSGRMPEFFRRLEHVRADQLEEIAELGRAIREHLVTVPIPADVREAIAGALRRAGARYAYAVRSSATAEDLPMASFAGQQDTYLNVCGEEQLLEAIRKCWASLFTDRAISYRAKNRFDHRSVLLSVVVQSMVFPEVSGIMFTADPVSGRRSTVSIDASFGLGEALVSGLVSADLYQVREGKLTHKKIARKKLAIYSLPEGGTVKKELPEEEQQSQALGDPQILELAALGGEIERHYGSEQDIEWCYAQGRFYIVQSRPITSLYPLPQIGVELGGVPHLFFSFGHQQMMTDAIRPMGLSLLRTMFPFGKPSTREESLFTTAAGGRVYVDITPLFALKPARRLLPKALRNIDEMIGNGVAEYVQRESVRQVPRLPGIEKSVRGFAGPVLLRVVRNLLFASVPQAGRAVNAYVDDFYKQAAERLSGVTGPERVMRIQEQIGTMLRRLFTELFAYPLAGVISSFLIRGLADRWLGKPDVIHVLNKSLPGNLTSELGLMIGDLADAARPYPQVIELIRHAEPGQFREKLRQAEGGDVFGAAWDRFMELYGMRCPGEIDVTRPRWREDPGTLLPSIDSHMRSMQPGEHRAKFAQGAAEAEQAACELLERLRAQPLGWLKAKLMSRLLRVYRGLMGAREHPKYLMMRNFELAREGILAEARVLVGEGVLKREDDVFYLTLNELLGLTRGERPVDLEQLLEKRKEEYDRFRTLTPPRLMTSEGEIVIGRRHQQDAPEGALLGTPVSAGVIEGIARVVLRPEEAKLQKGEIMIAPFTDPGWTPLFHSAVGLVMEVGGLMTHGAVVAREYGLPAVVGIDGATKLIRDGDRIRLDGTRGYVLVLERGGKEK; from the coding sequence ATGAACGGTTATGTGCTGGATTTCGGTCAGATCGACAAAAGCAGCCTTCCGCTGGTCGGGGGAAAAGGCGCCAATCTCGGTGAGATGACGCAGGCCGGGTTTCCCGTTCCGTCCGGCTTTTGCGTCACCACCGAGGCTTACTGGACTTTCATCCGGCAGAGCGGGCGGATGCCGGAGTTTTTTCGGCGTCTGGAGCATGTTCGGGCTGATCAGCTGGAGGAAATCGCCGAGTTGGGCCGCGCCATTCGCGAGCATCTGGTTACGGTACCGATCCCCGCGGATGTCCGCGAAGCCATTGCCGGCGCGCTGCGCCGAGCGGGCGCCCGGTATGCTTACGCCGTGCGGTCCAGCGCCACCGCGGAGGATTTGCCGATGGCGTCGTTTGCGGGGCAGCAGGACACATATTTGAATGTGTGCGGAGAAGAGCAGCTGCTGGAGGCGATCCGCAAATGCTGGGCATCGCTGTTCACCGACCGGGCGATCTCTTACCGGGCCAAAAACCGCTTCGACCATCGCTCCGTTTTGCTGTCCGTGGTGGTGCAAAGCATGGTATTCCCCGAGGTGTCGGGCATCATGTTCACCGCCGATCCGGTGAGCGGCCGCCGCAGCACCGTATCGATCGACGCCAGCTTCGGGCTCGGGGAAGCGTTGGTATCCGGCCTCGTCTCAGCCGACCTGTATCAAGTGCGCGAAGGAAAGCTGACTCATAAAAAAATCGCCCGCAAAAAGCTCGCCATCTATTCCTTGCCCGAGGGAGGCACCGTGAAGAAGGAGCTGCCGGAGGAAGAGCAGCAGAGTCAGGCGCTCGGCGACCCGCAAATTTTGGAGCTGGCCGCGCTCGGCGGGGAAATCGAGCGGCATTACGGCTCGGAGCAGGACATCGAGTGGTGTTATGCGCAGGGGCGGTTTTACATCGTGCAAAGCCGGCCGATCACGTCCCTGTACCCGCTGCCGCAGATCGGTGTGGAGCTTGGCGGCGTTCCGCATCTGTTTTTCTCCTTCGGCCATCAGCAGATGATGACGGACGCGATTCGGCCGATGGGGCTGTCGCTGCTGCGGACGATGTTTCCGTTCGGCAAGCCGTCGACGCGGGAGGAAAGCCTGTTTACGACGGCAGCCGGAGGGAGAGTGTACGTCGATATTACGCCGCTCTTCGCCTTAAAACCGGCGCGCCGCCTGCTGCCGAAGGCGCTCCGCAACATCGACGAAATGATCGGAAACGGCGTCGCCGAGTACGTGCAGCGGGAGTCCGTCCGCCAGGTCCCCCGGCTGCCCGGCATAGAGAAAAGCGTAAGGGGATTTGCCGGCCCTGTTCTGCTGAGGGTGGTCCGCAATCTCCTTTTCGCTTCGGTTCCGCAGGCGGGCCGCGCTGTCAACGCTTATGTCGATGATTTCTATAAGCAGGCCGCGGAGCGTCTATCCGGCGTTACCGGCCCGGAACGGGTGATGCGCATTCAGGAGCAGATCGGTACCATGCTGCGGAGGCTGTTCACCGAACTGTTTGCGTATCCGCTGGCAGGCGTCATCTCTTCCTTTCTGATTCGCGGGCTGGCGGATCGTTGGCTGGGCAAACCGGACGTCATCCATGTGCTGAACAAGTCGCTGCCCGGCAACCTGACGAGCGAGCTGGGACTCATGATCGGCGATCTTGCCGATGCGGCCCGGCCTTATCCGCAGGTGATCGAGCTGATTCGCCATGCCGAGCCGGGGCAGTTCCGCGAGAAGCTGCGCCAGGCGGAAGGGGGCGACGTATTCGGCGCGGCGTGGGACCGGTTCATGGAGCTGTACGGGATGCGCTGCCCGGGGGAAATTGACGTGACGCGGCCGAGGTGGCGCGAAGACCCGGGCACACTGCTGCCGTCCATCGACAGCCACATGCGCAGCATGCAGCCCGGCGAGCACCGGGCGAAGTTCGCTCAGGGGGCCGCCGAGGCGGAGCAGGCGGCGTGCGAATTGCTCGAGCGTCTGCGCGCGCAGCCGCTGGGGTGGCTCAAAGCGAAGCTGATGTCGCGGCTTCTGCGCGTGTATCGCGGTTTGATGGGAGCGCGGGAGCATCCGAAATATTTGATGATGCGCAATTTTGAACTGGCTCGCGAAGGCATTCTCGCAGAGGCGCGGGTTTTGGTCGGGGAGGGCGTGCTGAAGCGGGAGGACGACGTTTTTTACCTGACGCTGAACGAACTGCTGGGGCTGACCAGGGGAGAGCGACCGGTTGATCTGGAGCAGCTGCTGGAGAAGCGTAAGGAAGAGTACGATCGCTTCCGTACGCTTACGCCGCCTCGCCTGATGACAAGCGAAGGCGAAATCGTAATCGGCCGGCGCCATCAGCAGGACGCGCCGGAAGGCGCGCTGCTCGGCACGCCCGTGTCCGCCGGCGTCATCGAAGGCATCGCCCGCGTCGTACTGCGGCCGGAGGAGGCCAAGCTGCAGAAGGGCGAAATTATGATCGCCCCCTTCACCGACCCCGGCTGGACGCCGCTGTTTCATTCCGCCGTCGGCCTCGTCATGGAGGTCGGCGGGCTCATGACCCACGGCGCCGTCGTCGCCCGCGAATACGGACTGCCGGCCGTCGTCGGCATCGACGGCGCGACCAAGCTGATCCGCGACGGCGACCGGATTCGGCTGGACGGCACCCGCGGCTACGTGCTGGTGCTGGAGCGGGGCGGGAAAGAGAAGTAG
- a CDS encoding GNAT family N-acetyltransferase, producing MEWNHERLAYQISDDSGRLQLDKIHALLQTSYWAAGRSAETVEQSMKSSLCFGLYAGGEQVGFMRVVTDYTTFSWVCDVIIHPDHRGQGLSKWMMQVMTGHPAIRHTNMMLATRDAHGLYEQFGFERRELMRRMAPERMRERAE from the coding sequence ATGGAATGGAATCACGAACGTTTGGCTTATCAAATTAGCGACGACTCCGGCAGGCTTCAGCTGGACAAGATTCACGCGCTGCTGCAAACGAGCTACTGGGCCGCCGGTCGGAGCGCCGAGACCGTGGAGCAAAGCATGAAAAGCTCGCTTTGCTTCGGTCTTTATGCAGGCGGCGAGCAGGTGGGCTTTATGCGCGTGGTCACCGACTATACGACCTTTTCCTGGGTGTGCGACGTCATCATTCACCCCGACCACCGCGGTCAAGGCTTAAGCAAATGGATGATGCAGGTCATGACCGGGCACCCGGCCATCCGCCATACGAACATGATGCTGGCCACCCGCGACGCGCACGGCCTTTACGAGCAGTTCGGGTTCGAGCGGAGGGAACTGATGCGCAGAATGGCCCCCGAACGGATGCGGGAGCGAGCGGAGTGA
- a CDS encoding DUF2269 family protein yields the protein MFGLLLILHILGAIAFIGPAFIMPVIRRSAKTAGQLQFAFDITAKLAWLPKAGGTALIVTGVWLMIIAKMGLSQMWLNVSILLALLVVVAIDGVIEPRLKKIMKIVPKGQADEAPAEFAQAMKQIAPLELAVQLLMIAIVVLMVVKPF from the coding sequence ATGTTCGGATTGCTGCTCATTTTGCATATACTCGGGGCCATTGCATTTATCGGTCCCGCCTTCATCATGCCTGTCATCCGCAGATCGGCCAAAACCGCCGGCCAGCTTCAGTTTGCTTTCGACATAACGGCCAAGCTTGCCTGGCTGCCCAAAGCAGGCGGAACCGCGCTTATCGTTACAGGGGTTTGGCTCATGATCATAGCCAAGATGGGGTTATCGCAAATGTGGCTGAATGTGTCCATCCTCTTGGCGCTGCTCGTGGTGGTCGCGATCGACGGGGTGATCGAACCGCGTTTGAAAAAGATCATGAAGATCGTACCCAAGGGTCAAGCGGATGAAGCCCCCGCCGAATTCGCGCAGGCGATGAAACAGATCGCGCCGCTGGAACTGGCGGTACAGCTGCTGATGATTGCCATAGTCGTGCTTATGGTCGTTAAGCCGTTTTAA
- a CDS encoding NAD(P)-dependent oxidoreductase, whose protein sequence is MKIIVFGATGNMGKRVLAQGIKLGHEMTAYVRSREKLLEQQGERIAGQVKVIAQDIMDPVSVREALSHQDAAIIAAGNAGQEEEFVRIVDNIVSQCENHPRFTGRVWLMGGAGLLDIPGTGLIGNDLPGFPPMFKTHNRNLERLRQTGLDWSVMCPGTMVDSAEHVPAARLHVSTDILPVPIPDTIRELSAADIAGHLFSRFQELDVAYEDVATCMLNHLELAGPFKGRRVGLAYRNEMPVS, encoded by the coding sequence ATGAAAATTATAGTTTTCGGAGCAACGGGAAATATGGGAAAAAGAGTGCTCGCCCAGGGTATAAAGCTTGGACACGAAATGACCGCTTACGTGCGCAGCCGGGAAAAGCTTTTGGAGCAGCAGGGCGAGCGGATCGCCGGTCAAGTGAAAGTGATTGCGCAGGACATCATGGACCCGGTCAGCGTCCGTGAGGCGCTTTCGCATCAAGACGCCGCGATCATCGCGGCCGGAAACGCCGGCCAAGAAGAGGAGTTTGTTCGCATCGTCGACAATATCGTAAGCCAATGTGAAAATCACCCTCGGTTTACCGGACGGGTATGGCTTATGGGCGGCGCGGGACTGCTGGATATTCCCGGCACCGGGCTCATCGGCAACGATTTGCCCGGCTTCCCGCCGATGTTCAAAACCCATAACCGGAATCTGGAGCGGCTGCGGCAGACCGGGTTGGATTGGTCTGTTATGTGTCCCGGCACGATGGTCGACTCGGCGGAACATGTACCGGCGGCTCGTTTGCATGTATCCACGGACATTTTGCCCGTACCGATTCCGGATACGATCCGGGAATTATCCGCAGCCGACATCGCCGGCCACCTGTTCAGCCGGTTTCAGGAGCTGGATGTCGCTTACGAGGATGTCGCAACTTGCATGCTGAACCATCTCGAGCTCGCAGGGCCGTTTAAAGGCAGACGGGTCGGCCTCGCTTACCGAAACGAGATGCCGGTTAGCTGA
- a CDS encoding winged helix-turn-helix transcriptional regulator: MESGAEAAVERRCPIETVIHVLGGKWKPTILWLLLDSTKRFSELEKLIPEVTQKMLAQHLRELENDRLVTRTIYPSVPPKVEYSLSDYGKTLVPVMEVMCEWGETHQRPGSRPTVRVSTQA; the protein is encoded by the coding sequence ATGGAATCCGGCGCGGAGGCAGCAGTGGAGAGAAGATGTCCTATTGAAACGGTGATTCATGTGCTCGGCGGGAAGTGGAAGCCAACGATCTTGTGGCTTTTGCTGGACTCCACCAAGCGGTTCAGCGAGCTGGAGAAGCTGATCCCCGAGGTGACCCAGAAGATGCTGGCACAGCATTTGCGCGAGCTGGAGAACGACCGGCTGGTGACACGGACGATTTATCCTTCGGTCCCTCCAAAAGTGGAATATTCGCTAAGCGACTATGGGAAGACGCTGGTGCCGGTGATGGAAGTCATGTGCGAGTGGGGCGAAACTCATCAACGGCCCGGCTCGAGGCCGACTGTCCGGGTATCCACCCAGGCATAA
- a CDS encoding AraC family transcriptional regulator, with the protein METNQSELLRSYLSNAQASLLVADHTKVGPQWRDLDFLPEFNRLYYIRDGEGWLKIRGKDYYPKPGQLFLLPAGVEQSYSVTGENTFRKYWCHFTVTVGDIHLFQLLTVPAYIEVTDHGRLEAQFEELIRLARSTELTAPLRIKAVLYDIISMFLEESARQFGGFGHQTAAPPGVTKINTILEYIDRHLAEPISVETLSKLVHFHPNYFMHVFKTMLGDSPIHYINKKRVEKARQLLLTTDRPVSEIAENLGLELYYFSRMFKKWTGMSPSEYRAQSRKPPLT; encoded by the coding sequence ATGGAAACGAACCAATCGGAGCTGCTGCGAAGCTATTTATCCAATGCGCAGGCGTCGCTGCTGGTCGCGGACCATACGAAGGTCGGCCCGCAGTGGCGGGACCTTGATTTTTTGCCGGAATTTAACCGGCTGTATTATATACGGGATGGGGAAGGCTGGCTGAAAATCCGCGGCAAGGACTATTATCCGAAGCCGGGCCAGCTGTTTTTGCTGCCGGCCGGCGTGGAGCAGTCTTATTCGGTCACGGGCGAAAATACGTTTCGCAAATATTGGTGCCATTTTACCGTGACGGTGGGGGACATTCATCTGTTTCAGCTGCTGACGGTTCCGGCGTACATCGAGGTGACGGATCACGGGCGGCTGGAAGCGCAGTTCGAAGAGCTGATCCGGCTCGCGCGCAGCACAGAGCTTACGGCGCCGCTGCGCATCAAAGCGGTGCTGTACGACATCATCTCGATGTTCCTTGAGGAATCGGCGCGCCAGTTCGGCGGATTCGGGCACCAAACGGCGGCGCCGCCCGGCGTCACCAAGATCAATACGATTTTGGAGTACATCGACCGTCATCTCGCCGAGCCGATCAGCGTCGAGACGCTGTCGAAGCTCGTGCATTTTCACCCGAACTACTTCATGCACGTGTTCAAAACGATGCTCGGCGATTCGCCGATCCATTACATCAACAAGAAGCGGGTGGAAAAGGCTCGCCAGCTTCTGCTGACGACGGACCGGCCCGTGTCGGAAATCGCCGAAAACCTGGGGCTGGAGCTGTATTATTTCTCCCGGATGTTCAAAAAATGGACCGGTATGTCGCCAAGCGAATACCGCGCGCAAAGCAGAAAGCCGCCTCTGACGTGA